In one window of Thermus aquaticus DNA:
- a CDS encoding 30S ribosomal protein S1 encodes MSAPRAPAFFKKARKEERGGMEEKATQTPEKTFSMEEALQETEARLEKRVRPGQVLTGKVVFVGSEGVAVDIGAKTEGIIPFNQLTEKPLSDEELKGLLKPGDEVRVQVLKVDPETGQILLSRKKVEATEHWDRIQELYEKGEPVTVTVKEKVKGGVVAELDGVRAFIPASQLDLRRIPNLDAYVGQQLLVKIIEFHRKKGRVLLSRRAVLEEEQKKAKEAFFQSLEPCQVVEGTVVDVTDFGAFVNLGPVDGLVHRSEITWGRFNHPREVLHKGQKVRAQVVSVDPEKERVNLSIKALIPDPWSTVAEKYPVGTRVRGKVVGLTHFGAFVEVEPGLEGLIHISELSWTKRPKHPSEVVKEGDEVEAVVLRLDPAERRLSLGLKQTQPDPWQQLVEKYPPGTVVKGKITGVTDFGVFVELEPGMEGLVHVSELDHIRVENPAALFKKGDEMEVVVLNIDPVEQRISLSRKRLLPPPPPKAEERPRRAKGKEARGKRKPKGRPEERREYEYGAVAEYTLYDATAVPTASASVKLGDLYGDLLASLSLEEEK; translated from the coding sequence GTGAGCGCGCCTAGAGCGCCCGCCTTCTTCAAGAAGGCGCGTAAGGAGGAAAGAGGCGGCATGGAAGAAAAGGCGACCCAGACCCCAGAAAAGACCTTCAGCATGGAAGAGGCCCTTCAGGAGACCGAGGCCCGCCTGGAAAAGCGGGTGCGCCCCGGCCAGGTCCTGACGGGCAAAGTGGTCTTTGTGGGTTCCGAAGGTGTGGCGGTAGACATCGGCGCGAAGACGGAAGGCATCATCCCCTTCAACCAGCTCACGGAGAAGCCCCTCTCCGACGAGGAGCTAAAGGGGCTCCTCAAGCCGGGGGATGAGGTGCGGGTCCAGGTCCTCAAGGTGGACCCCGAGACCGGGCAGATCCTCCTTTCCCGCAAGAAGGTGGAGGCCACGGAGCACTGGGACCGCATCCAGGAGCTCTATGAAAAGGGCGAGCCGGTCACCGTCACCGTCAAGGAGAAGGTCAAGGGGGGCGTGGTCGCTGAGCTGGACGGCGTACGGGCCTTTATTCCCGCTTCCCAGCTGGACCTGAGGCGCATTCCCAACCTGGACGCCTACGTGGGCCAGCAGCTCCTGGTCAAGATCATTGAGTTCCACCGCAAGAAGGGGCGGGTCCTCCTCTCCCGCCGAGCGGTTTTGGAAGAGGAACAAAAGAAGGCCAAGGAGGCCTTCTTCCAGAGCCTGGAGCCCTGCCAGGTGGTGGAGGGGACCGTCGTGGATGTGACCGACTTCGGGGCCTTCGTCAACCTGGGCCCGGTGGACGGCCTAGTCCACCGCTCCGAGATCACCTGGGGCCGCTTCAACCATCCCCGGGAGGTCCTGCACAAGGGGCAGAAGGTGCGGGCCCAGGTGGTGTCCGTGGACCCCGAGAAGGAGCGGGTCAACCTCTCCATCAAGGCCCTCATCCCCGACCCCTGGTCCACGGTGGCGGAGAAGTACCCCGTGGGCACCCGGGTCCGGGGTAAGGTGGTGGGCCTCACCCACTTCGGGGCCTTCGTGGAGGTGGAGCCGGGCCTCGAGGGCCTGATCCACATCTCCGAGCTCTCCTGGACCAAGCGCCCCAAGCACCCCTCCGAGGTGGTGAAGGAGGGGGACGAGGTGGAGGCCGTGGTCCTTCGGCTGGACCCCGCCGAGCGCCGTCTCTCCCTGGGCCTCAAGCAGACCCAGCCCGACCCTTGGCAGCAGTTGGTGGAGAAGTATCCTCCCGGCACCGTGGTCAAGGGGAAGATCACCGGGGTCACCGACTTCGGGGTCTTCGTGGAGCTGGAGCCTGGCATGGAGGGGCTGGTCCACGTATCCGAGCTGGACCACATCCGGGTGGAAAACCCCGCCGCCCTCTTCAAGAAGGGGGACGAGATGGAGGTGGTGGTCCTCAACATTGACCCGGTGGAGCAGCGCATCTCCCTCTCCCGCAAGCGCCTCTTGCCCCCGCCTCCCCCCAAGGCGGAGGAGCGCCCCCGCCGGGCCAAGGGCAAGGAGGCTCGGGGCAAGCGCAAGCCCAAAGGCCGCCCGGAGGAGCGCCGGGAGTACGAGTACGGGGCCGTGGCCGAGTACACCCTCTACGACGCCACCGCCGTACCCACCGCCAGCGCCAGCGTGAAGCTGGGCGACCTCTACGGGGACCTCCTGGCCAGCCTGAGCCTGGAAGAGGAGAAGTAG
- a CDS encoding ubiquinol-cytochrome c reductase iron-sulfur subunit yields the protein MDEREIRLRTSRRRLFIKTAIGTGIGLSLVSAFYVGASLRPKKEVTPEKEPLKAGDILVYAQGGGEPKPIRLEELKPGDPFVLAYPMDPKTKVVKSGEAKNTVLVARYSPEELSPEVAQHAVEGVVAYSAVCTHLGCIISQWVADKKAGLCPCHGGTFDLAQGARVIAGPPPRPVPQLPLKVENEVLVAAGEFLGEVGVKAEAGGQCRV from the coding sequence ATGGACGAGCGCGAGATCCGCTTAAGAACTTCAAGAAGGCGGCTTTTCATCAAGACCGCCATCGGCACCGGCATCGGCCTTTCCCTAGTGTCCGCCTTTTACGTGGGGGCGAGCCTCAGGCCCAAGAAGGAGGTCACCCCCGAGAAGGAGCCCCTGAAGGCCGGGGACATCTTGGTCTACGCCCAGGGGGGCGGTGAGCCCAAGCCCATCCGCCTCGAGGAGCTGAAGCCCGGGGATCCCTTCGTCCTGGCCTACCCCATGGACCCCAAGACCAAGGTGGTGAAGAGCGGCGAGGCCAAGAACACCGTTCTGGTGGCCCGCTACAGCCCCGAGGAGCTCTCCCCCGAGGTGGCCCAGCACGCCGTGGAAGGCGTGGTGGCCTACTCCGCCGTCTGCACCCACCTGGGGTGCATCATCAGCCAGTGGGTGGCCGACAAGAAGGCGGGGCTCTGCCCCTGCCACGGCGGCACCTTTGACCTGGCCCAGGGGGCCAGGGTCATCGCCGGGCCCCCGCCCCGGCCCGTGCCCCAGCTCCCCCTCAAGGTGGAGAACGAGGTTCTGGTGGCCGCCGGGGAGTTCTTGGGCGAGGTGGGGGTCAAGGCCGAGGCCGGCGGCCAGTGCCGCGTCTAG
- a CDS encoding cytochrome b, whose amino-acid sequence MYKWLDERLDLTSLYQKVLRKAFPVHHSFFLGEITLFAFVVLVLTGVFLTLNYEPSIREVRLPDGRTVPAAYASILYIDSLPFGAVIRSLHHWSAHVMIAAAFLHMLRILLTGAYKKPRELNYLVGLALLGLAVVTAFTGYALPYDNYAVTATRIGYGIAASIPWVGGTIAEVMFGGEFPGSERSIPRLFSLHVLWLPLLLMALIGLHLAIMIKQKHTQPRYAERVAPGKILGVPMYPQQMVMMGILFALYVGIMTMIAGAFLAHPVEAFGPPTPNTPAVKPDWYFLWLYGLLQIIPASWQFQLFGATVGPEFIGGVLIPGILGIVALLLPFVDTRKDKMRYMELPSEHPVRTSAILALLVFFLMSTLAGYKIDFQQQGSLLGNNAVLWTLVLGGPLLTFFLAYTLMRIFYGKKEEEKAL is encoded by the coding sequence ATGTACAAGTGGCTGGACGAACGCTTAGACCTGACCTCCCTTTACCAGAAGGTCCTGCGCAAGGCCTTCCCCGTGCACCACTCCTTCTTCCTGGGGGAGATCACCCTCTTCGCCTTCGTGGTCCTGGTGCTCACCGGGGTCTTCCTCACCCTGAACTACGAGCCTTCCATCCGCGAGGTCCGGCTCCCCGACGGACGCACGGTGCCCGCCGCCTACGCCAGCATCCTCTACATAGACAGCCTCCCCTTCGGAGCTGTCATCCGGAGCCTCCACCACTGGTCGGCCCACGTGATGATCGCCGCCGCCTTCTTGCACATGCTCCGGATCCTCCTCACGGGGGCCTACAAGAAGCCGAGGGAGCTTAACTACCTGGTGGGCCTCGCCCTTTTGGGCCTGGCGGTGGTCACCGCCTTCACCGGCTACGCCCTCCCCTACGACAACTACGCCGTGACCGCCACCCGCATCGGCTACGGCATCGCCGCCTCCATCCCCTGGGTGGGAGGGACCATCGCCGAGGTCATGTTCGGAGGAGAGTTCCCGGGCTCCGAGAGGTCCATCCCCCGGCTTTTTAGCCTCCACGTCCTCTGGCTTCCCCTCCTCCTTATGGCCCTGATCGGCCTCCACCTGGCCATCATGATCAAGCAGAAGCACACCCAGCCCCGCTACGCCGAGCGCGTGGCCCCGGGCAAGATTCTGGGCGTGCCCATGTACCCCCAGCAGATGGTCATGATGGGCATTCTCTTCGCCCTCTACGTGGGCATCATGACCATGATCGCCGGGGCCTTCCTGGCCCACCCCGTGGAGGCCTTCGGCCCCCCAACCCCCAACACCCCGGCGGTGAAGCCCGACTGGTACTTCCTCTGGCTCTACGGGCTTCTCCAGATCATCCCCGCAAGCTGGCAGTTCCAGCTCTTCGGGGCCACCGTTGGCCCTGAGTTCATCGGCGGGGTCCTGATTCCCGGGATTCTGGGCATCGTGGCCCTCCTCCTCCCCTTCGTGGACACCCGCAAGGACAAGATGCGCTACATGGAACTCCCCTCGGAGCATCCGGTGCGCACCAGCGCCATCCTGGCCCTCCTCGTCTTCTTCCTTATGAGCACCCTGGCGGGCTACAAGATTGACTTCCAGCAGCAGGGTTCCCTTCTCGGTAACAACGCCGTCTTGTGGACCCTGGTTCTGGGCGGCCCCCTCCTCACCTTCTTCCTCGCCTACACCCTGATGCGGATCTTCTACGGGAAGAAGGAGGAAGAAAAAGCCCTCTAA